The following is a genomic window from Desulfomonilia bacterium.
TCCGGTAAGAGGTTTAACGACCGAACCGCCCTGAACCTCGTGGTCATACTGCCTCACGACATATTCCTTGGAGCATATGTTAAGCCTGCCGAGCATTTCCCTGAGTTTTGCGTCGTGGTCCGACGGTTCTGGGATCGTGTCTTCCTGAATCTCCCGATCATCCCATATTGCCTTCAGGTCGAGCCTGGGAAGACCGTCATGCATGAAGTCCATATCGAGAAATGCCACAGTCCTGCCTTTGTATGTGCAATGGAAATAGCCCGAATCAGTAAACTCGCCGATTACTGTGGATTCCACGCCCATTTCCTCGGAAAGTGACAGAAACTCATCTACCTTCTCAGGCGGGACGGCAAGACTCATACGCTCCTGCGCTTCTGAAAGCAGTATCTCCCAGGGATTGAGGCCGGCATATTTGAGAAGAGGTTTGTCAAGTTCGATGAGACATCCGCCCGACATGCCTGACATCTCGCCGATTGACGAAGACAGTCCGCCAGCCCCGTTGTCGGTGATCGCCCTGTAGAGCCCCATATCCCGGGCACGGAGCAGAAAATCGGTCAGCTTCTTCTGCGTGATTGGATCGCCTATCTGTACTGCAGATGTTGGAGAGGCCTCATGGAGTTCTTCAGACGAAAACGTCGCACCGTGAATACCGTCTTTTCCGATCCGGCCTCCTGACATAATAATCTTGTCGCCCGGCAGTATCTCCTTTTCATGCGATGGTCTGCCTGTTACCGTTTTCGGCATTATGCCGGCAGTACCGCAATATACTAGAGGCTTGCCCAGGTAGCGGTTGTCGAATACCAGCGAACCGTTCACTGTGGGTATCCCGCTTTTGTTCCCCCCGTGTTCAACACCTTCACGCACGCCTTCAAAAATGCGCATCGGGTGGAGTATCTTGGGAGGGAGCTCCTTTGAATAGAAAGGCTCTGCAAAGCAGAAAACGTCAGTATTGAAAATAAGCTTCGCCCCAAGACCGGTCCCGAACGGGTCCCGGTTCACACCGACTATACCCGTAAGCGCTCCGCCGTATGGATCAAGAGCAGAGGGGGAATTGTGCGTTTCGACCTTATAAACCAGATGATAATCATCGGTAAAACGGATTACGCCCGCATTGTCCGTAAATATGCTTATACAGATATCATCCTTACCTTTTGACCTTCTGATTTCATCGGTTGAACCTTTTATATATGTCTTGAAAAGTGATGATATTCTCTCTTCTCTGCCGTTTTCTATGTACAGGATATCGGCATTGAATATCTTGTGTTTGCAGTGCTCGGACCATGTCTGTGCAAGGGCCTCTATTTCAACATCCGTTATCTTTTCCCCGAGGCCTGATGCGATCCTTTTTTTTATGACTTCCGGGTTCTTCATGTATGACTGGATCGCCTTCATCTCTTTGAGCGTAAGGGCCCAGGTCCTGTCCTGTGACAGCTTTATCAGGTCATTATCCGGTATATCGAGATCGATCTCATCAACTTTCGGGATATGCGTATCGACAACTTTGGGTATATAGGGTGCAATCCCTGATGCTTCAGAAGCATCAAAGACCCTGTAATTCTGAATAAGCGTATTTGCAAGGCACTCCGTTGCTATCTTCTCGGCGGTTCTGCGGTCAATGTCCGCTTTTATCAGAAAGCCTCTGGCGTAGAAAACAGGTATCTTTTTCCCGCTTATCAGTTCCAGCGCATACGCTGCACTGTGGCCGACATTGTCCGTGACGCCGGGTTTAAATCCTATCTCTATGTACCAATCGAAGTCATATTCGAGCGATTCGTCAAAGGCAACCTCCTGTATAACCGGATCACAGAAGGCCTCAATGCACCATTCTTTTTCAGCTTCACCTTCTATATTGTACAGGTCGAGGCATGTGATATGATTGATGGAAATGTCGGGCAGTGCATGGCCAATCTGTTTTTTTACCCTCTCACCACGGGCATCAAAGAGGTGAGGTTTAGGCCCGACCTCAACCCTGTGTGACACGGGTTAGCCTTTCTCTGTCGGGAATACCGTTGCGTGACCCTCAATGGTTTCCTGCAATGACTTGCATTTTACGCACAGGCTTGCAAACGGCATGGCCTTCAAACGGCCGACCGGGATGTCTTCCTCACAATTTTCGCATATGCCGTATTCCCCGTTCTCCAGTTTAAGAAGTGCCTGCTCGATCTGCTTTATCTTCTGTTTTTCCCTTGTATTAAGAAGCAGGTTGAATTCCCTTGACTGTTCAAGGTCGGCATCGTCAAAGATGTCACCGATTACCCTCTGTTCAGAGACATCGCTTGATTTTATGCGTTCTTCGAGGTCTTCAAGGAGTTCCTTTTTCATTGTAAGGAGGAGTTCCTTAATCTCCTGGAGATCTTTTGGTTTTAGCATCTCTTCCTCCGAATTTTCAAATGGAAGTTCGCAAATAAACATAATGGGACAGGCCTGTCAATATTCTTTTTTTCATTGAACCTGATCCCGTCATGTCCACTGACTTTGCAGTATAGGTTAGTAATAGTGATGAGCCTTAAAGAGTCAAGGGATTAAAATTTCGCATTCGACAAAGGTTAAATTTTCTGCAACCGGAACCTTTTCGGCGGGGGAAATTTCAACTCTGGCCAAAATGGCTTTTCTGTCCTTTTCAACCCGGATCATGCAAGGCATTCTGGTGTACGAAAAACCAAGTCAAGAATGTTGAGCTTAATGACGATATAAGTTCCATGAATGGAACAGAAAAAATTCACCCGTTGGAGATAGAGATAAAAAAGGTCGCTGTTCTGGGGGGAAGCATGGCTATCGTAGCCATTCCCGACATGTACAGGGATAAGGTTATTTCTTGCTGCCGGGATATGGACACGCATGTCTCTTACCTGGATTATGAGCTTGTTGCCATGATAGGCGCATCTGCAAATGACGCATCCGCCGCATTCATGTCGGTTCCCAAAGGGATCGCCATATATCCTCTTGATGGAAAAGACCTCTACAACCTTGTTTTTCTTGCAATAGAACGTCTCAATCAGATCGGAAATTCAAAGTGGGCGAAAAGCATGTGGGAAAGCATCAAGGAGACATCAATAGCCGAACATAAGGATGACCCGGAGATCAGGTTTGTATGCTCGACCTTTTACCAGTTCTATTCTTTCATTGCAAAAGAGGCTGGCATATCCGGTAATATAATCGATGAGATGCCTCCATTCAGCGGCGAATGCATAAAAGAGCTTCTGCCTGCCGGAATAGTAGGCAGAATTTCCAGACAGGATATCCCGGATGGCAATGGTCTGGATTCAGTGCTTGAAAGGTGGTCTTATCGTGAGAAATTCGAAACAAAAAAGAAAGCGGGCGCAAAAACCCTGAAAAGATTCAGGAATTTTGAGCAGCTCAATACACTGCCTGCAATCTCACACAAGATAATAGGCATTGCCCGTGATCCCGATGCAAGTGCATCTAAAATGGCATCGATAATAGAGAGCGATCCGGCAATAACTTCAAAGGTTCTGAAAGTTGTCAACTCTGCCTTTTACGGCTTTCACAGAAAGATTGAAAGCGTTGAGCATGCAATCGTGATACTGGGAAACAATGAGGTAATAAACCTATCTATTTCCCTGGCACTGAACAAATTTATTATGAACATTTCATCTGCAAAAGTAAAAAAACTCTGGATACACTGTCTGCTTACAGGGCATATATCCCACTGGCTGGGCGGCTTTTTAGGCTGCAAAGTGGCTGATCTTACATACACTATAGGACTGCTGCACGATATCGGCAAGATTGCCCTCATACAGCAGGAAGGATATTCAGGGGACTTTGAAAGATATTCAGATATCGACGCACTTGCCGAGGAAGAAAGCAGGTACGGCCTCAGCCATGCGGAACTTGGTGCATATATTGCCGACAGGTGGCAGCTTCCCGAGGATATAGTTGACGGCCTGAGGGCTCATCATCTGCCGGCATTTGCAGTAAACAGACCGCTCGCGGTGACCATCCATGTAGCTGATTACATAGCTCACACCGGCCGGCTAGACACTGACATGATCAATCATTACGCATCCGAATTCCTTGGACATCCGAATATACCATTAGGTCTGGACATTATTTCAAGGACGTATGAAGATATGAAGAAAAAAGCAGGAATGATACTTTCATCATAAAACATGAAGCAGGAACTGGAAAATATTCTCAGTGAAAAAATTGTGGCGCTTGAGCACGCCTATGAGCAGAAAATATCCGAACTTTCACTTCTGAAGGAACTCGGTGAAATACTTAAAATAACAAGCATATCCACGTGGGAAGACCTTTTTTCCAAACAGCTGGAAATTGTAAAGCATTATACCGGAATATACAGTATCTCGCTTATGGTCATGGATGAAAACAGGGACGAGCTTTACATAATAGGAGCATCCGAGCTGTCAGGAGCTAAAAAACACAATGCAATAAGGCTGAAAAGGGGGGAAGGGGTCGCAGGCAAAGTTGTCGAAAGCGTTCGCACGATATACCTGACTGATGTCAGCATCGACCCCATCTTTGCAGACAAAGGTACTGGTCAGGCAGGCTCGCTTGCCTGTGTTCCCATAATATCAGAAGGCAAATGCATAGGGGTCATCAATTTCCGGGACAGCAATACGGAGGCTTTCACTGTCAATGATATCCGGTTCTTCGAACTCATAGCAGACCAGATGTCCATTACGGTATCACTTGTAAAATCCTACAAGGAGGTCATAGCCCTTGAGAAAAAGCGAATAAATCTGAGCCGTTATTTCTCCAGGGGGCTTGCCGAACATCTGGTTGCCAATGAAGGACTCAACCAGCTTTCAGGCGAAATCAAGCACGTTACTGTATTGTTTGCTGATATTACCGAATTCACCCCCATGATTGAAAAGTATAATGTCAAGGATGTCGTGCAGATACTCAACAGGTATTTTGAAAGCGTCGTTCCGTGCATATTCGAATTCGGAGGCATGCTCGACAAATTTCTGGGTGACGGATTCATGGCCGTATTCGGTATTCCGTATTCTGACCAGAATGATCCGATAAGGGCCATAGAATGCGCTATGAAGATTCAACTGAAAGTCAAGGGGCTCAATGATGCATTGATAAAAGAGGGTTTTCGCCCCATAGATGTAGGTGTCGGCATCGCCTCCGGCAATGCGCTTGCGGGGAATATAGGAACGAGTGAACATATGAACTATACCGTGATAGGGGAACCCGTTAACATGGCTCAGAGGCTCGAATCGATAGCAGCCAATGGAGAAATTATTGTATCGGAATCCACGTATGATCTTGTCAGTGATTTTCCCGACAACAGCATTGTTTTTGAGACTATGCCGATGGTAAAGATAAAGGGGATTAGCAAAAATGTGTATCCTGCAAGGGTTCTGTATAAGAAAGAATAGCATTCTCATCAAATACAGATGAAAATAATAGAAATATTTCCCTCGATCCAGGGAGAAGGGCCGTGGACAGGCAGGCCGTGCACTTTTATAAGGCTCGCAGGATGCGTCAGGCCGTACTGTTCCTGGTGCGATACCCGATATGCCCTTTCGGGCGGGGAGGAAATGCCTGTCAAGGAAGTTCTGTCACGGATCAAAGAGCTTGAACGCTCCAGTGTCGTGATAACAGGGGGCGAGCCTTTCATACAGAAAGATGAAGTGGTTCTCCTGCATGA
Proteins encoded in this region:
- a CDS encoding AIR synthase-related protein, which translates into the protein MSHRVEVGPKPHLFDARGERVKKQIGHALPDISINHITCLDLYNIEGEAEKEWCIEAFCDPVIQEVAFDESLEYDFDWYIEIGFKPGVTDNVGHSAAYALELISGKKIPVFYARGFLIKADIDRRTAEKIATECLANTLIQNYRVFDASEASGIAPYIPKVVDTHIPKVDEIDLDIPDNDLIKLSQDRTWALTLKEMKAIQSYMKNPEVIKKRIASGLGEKITDVEIEALAQTWSEHCKHKIFNADILYIENGREERISSLFKTYIKGSTDEIRRSKGKDDICISIFTDNAGVIRFTDDYHLVYKVETHNSPSALDPYGGALTGIVGVNRDPFGTGLGAKLIFNTDVFCFAEPFYSKELPPKILHPMRIFEGVREGVEHGGNKSGIPTVNGSLVFDNRYLGKPLVYCGTAGIMPKTVTGRPSHEKEILPGDKIIMSGGRIGKDGIHGATFSSEELHEASPTSAVQIGDPITQKKLTDFLLRARDMGLYRAITDNGAGGLSSSIGEMSGMSGGCLIELDKPLLKYAGLNPWEILLSEAQERMSLAVPPEKVDEFLSLSEEMGVESTVIGEFTDSGYFHCTYKGRTVAFLDMDFMHDGLPRLDLKAIWDDREIQEDTIPEPSDHDAKLREMLGRLNICSKEYVVRQYDHEVQGGSVVKPLTGAACDGPSDAGVIRPLLDVLDGVVVSNGICPRYSDIDTYHMAANALDEALRNYVCAGGDPDHWAALDNFCWCDPVQGPRNPDGTYKLAQLVRANRALYDYTIAFSCPLVSGKDSMKNDYINETLKISIPPTLLISAIGRIEDVTKAVTMDVKNPGDIIYLLGKTKNELGAGEYLASFGVVGSSVPRVDAPSALCRYKKLHETMTKGLIVSAHDCSDGGLAVALAEKAFAGGLGIEADISGIKTEGILTDTQILYSETASRIIITVSPENSESVEAAFGDDISRIGRVTSDKRLKIKGSGGIIVDSDIDVLKAAWKEPLNF
- a CDS encoding TraR/DksA family transcriptional regulator; protein product: MLKPKDLQEIKELLLTMKKELLEDLEERIKSSDVSEQRVIGDIFDDADLEQSREFNLLLNTREKQKIKQIEQALLKLENGEYGICENCEEDIPVGRLKAMPFASLCVKCKSLQETIEGHATVFPTEKG
- a CDS encoding HDOD domain-containing protein, which encodes MNGTEKIHPLEIEIKKVAVLGGSMAIVAIPDMYRDKVISCCRDMDTHVSYLDYELVAMIGASANDASAAFMSVPKGIAIYPLDGKDLYNLVFLAIERLNQIGNSKWAKSMWESIKETSIAEHKDDPEIRFVCSTFYQFYSFIAKEAGISGNIIDEMPPFSGECIKELLPAGIVGRISRQDIPDGNGLDSVLERWSYREKFETKKKAGAKTLKRFRNFEQLNTLPAISHKIIGIARDPDASASKMASIIESDPAITSKVLKVVNSAFYGFHRKIESVEHAIVILGNNEVINLSISLALNKFIMNISSAKVKKLWIHCLLTGHISHWLGGFLGCKVADLTYTIGLLHDIGKIALIQQEGYSGDFERYSDIDALAEEESRYGLSHAELGAYIADRWQLPEDIVDGLRAHHLPAFAVNRPLAVTIHVADYIAHTGRLDTDMINHYASEFLGHPNIPLGLDIISRTYEDMKKKAGMILSS
- a CDS encoding adenylate/guanylate cyclase domain-containing protein — protein: MKQELENILSEKIVALEHAYEQKISELSLLKELGEILKITSISTWEDLFSKQLEIVKHYTGIYSISLMVMDENRDELYIIGASELSGAKKHNAIRLKRGEGVAGKVVESVRTIYLTDVSIDPIFADKGTGQAGSLACVPIISEGKCIGVINFRDSNTEAFTVNDIRFFELIADQMSITVSLVKSYKEVIALEKKRINLSRYFSRGLAEHLVANEGLNQLSGEIKHVTVLFADITEFTPMIEKYNVKDVVQILNRYFESVVPCIFEFGGMLDKFLGDGFMAVFGIPYSDQNDPIRAIECAMKIQLKVKGLNDALIKEGFRPIDVGVGIASGNALAGNIGTSEHMNYTVIGEPVNMAQRLESIAANGEIIVSESTYDLVSDFPDNSIVFETMPMVKIKGISKNVYPARVLYKKE